Proteins encoded together in one Osmerus eperlanus chromosome 20, fOsmEpe2.1, whole genome shotgun sequence window:
- the elp2 gene encoding elongator complex protein 2: MEHNYQVVHSMMGTFHHAVIYSNTPLAVVRRKMAAPVMQTCHVACCANRTPNVLSWGRGGLIAYGTCHSVAVYDPKEKIVVAVLNGHTGRVNTVEWVHRQDCDAETHLVSGGSDNCVILWEAQDGKFAKAVECTGHTGPVCSVDAVHLDQTQILIASTASDSSVRLWLSNRTEAECIHTISFGSGFMMDVSLALLPGSRVPILACGGDDCKVYLYVQSNGQFQMALSLPGHDDWIRGLEWSSPLEGELLLASCSQDSLIRVWKLCVKSGSERDVQGDPTIIKMKQDVFTVTRRDVSSAYAVSLETVLAGHENWVYGVHWQPPVTKGGALRQPLSLLSASMDKTMILWAPEEEGVWVEQVRVGEVGGNTLGFYGCQMSPDGSMIVAHAFHGALHLWYQDQNQHQKGEWRPGVVISGHFSGVQDLSWDPEGEFLLSVGLDQTTRLLTPWRRGGRTKTTWHEISRPQIHGYDMQCLAMVGRFQFVSGADEKVLRVFRAPRNFVENFANISGNPLEKLLASSDTAELPEGASTPALGLSNKAVFQDDLTSKTYQEGEPGFSSVSDQYQESYFHPLTLNEPPPEDHLLQNTLWPEVQKLYGHGFEMFCVASDSLKTVVASACKASKAEHAAVLLWSASSWRQLQALPCHTLTITQMAFSPDAHFLLAVSRDRTWSLWQRDQPPPGEDAEPHFSLYTHTGKDTAVHTRIIWSCDWSADSKYFVTSSRDKKVMVWGECSPEASASPPAIRPCSSILDVGDAATAVSFCPIPCSDHSYLLAVGLECGRILLYRWTPPEDPAENRGADWIRHGETNAFQSHTLAVKRLRWRPRGGLAGVVGGTATGEESPWVQLASAGNDHTVKIFNVNRLVL; encoded by the exons ATGGAACATAATTATCAAGTAGTGCACTCCATGATGGGAACGTTTCATCACGCGGTTATTTACAGTAACACACCGCTCGCAGTAGTCAGAAGAAAGATGGCGGCGCCCGTGATGCAAACATGCCATGTTGCATGTTGTGCAAATCGAACCCCAAATGTTCTTTCGTGGGGTCGTGGGGGTCTCATAGCATACGGAACATGTCATTCGGTCGCTGTTTATGACCCAAAG GAAAAAATTGTTGTCGCTGTCCTGAACGGACACACCGGCAGGGTGAATACCGTTGAGTGGGTACACAGACAAGATTGTG ATGCTGAAACCCACCTTGTGTCAGGAGGGTCAGATAACTGTGTTATACTCTGGGAGGCTCAAGATGGCAAG TTTGCCAAGGCTGTGGAGTGCACAGGCCACACAGGGCCTGTGTGTTCAGTTGATGCTGTCCACCTGGACCAGACCCAGATCCTCATCGCCTCCACTGCATCTGACTCCTCAGTCAGACTCTGGCTCAGCAACAGGACTGAAG CTGAATGCATCCATACCATATCATTCGGTAGCGGGTTCATGATGGATGTCTCACTGGCACTGTTGCCAGGCAGCAGAG TTCCCATACTGGCCTGCGGTGGTGACGACTGCAAGGTCTATTTGTATGTGCAATCGAATGGACAG TTTCAGATGGCTCTGTCGTTGCCAGGACATGATGACTGGATAAGAGGCCTGGAGTGGTCTTCTCCCCTAG AGGGGGAGCTGTTGCTAGCCAGCTGTTCTCAGGACAGTCTGATCAGGGTGTGGAAGCTGTGTGTCAAGTCTGGCTCCGAGAGAGACGTGCAAGGTGATCCCACCATCATCAAGATGAAACAGGATGTTTTCACAGTgacgaggagag ATGTCTCCTCAGCCTATGCTGTGTCTCTGGAGACAGTCCTGGCTGGCCATGAGAACTGGGTCTATGGAGTCCACTGGCAGCCTCCTGTCACCAAAG GTGGTGCGCTGCGCCAACCTCTGAGTCTGCTGTCAGCCTCCATGGACAAGACCATGATCCTCTGGGCTCcggaagaggagggggtgtgggtggagCAG GTGCGTGTTGGGGAGGTCGGAGGCAACACACTGGGGTTCTACGGTTGTCAGATGAGCCCGGATGGGTCCATGATCGTGGCCCATGCCTTCCATGGGGCCCTGCATCTCTGGtaccaggaccagaaccagcaCCAAAAG GGAGAGTGGAGGCCGGGGGTGGTGATCTCAGGACACTTCAGCGGGGTTCAGGACCTAAGCTGGGACCCCGAGGGAGAATTCCTCCTTAGCGTGGGTCTGGACCAGACCACCAGACTGCTTaccccctggaggagggggggacgcaCAAAG ACCACCTGGCATGAGATCTCACGACCCCAGATCCATGGTTACGACATGCAGTGCCTGGCCATGGTCGGGAGGTTCCAGTTCGTCTCCGGGGCGGACGAGAAGGTCCTCCGAGTTTTTCGTGCCCCACGCAACTTTGTGGAGAACTTCGCCAACATATCTGGCAACCCGCTGGAGAAGCTGCTAGCCTCTAGT gacACTGCAGAGCTTCCAGAAGGTGCTAGCACACCAGCACTAGGCCTGTCCAACAAAGCTGTGTTTCAAG ATGATCTCACGTCAAAGACCTATCAGGAAGGTGAGCCGGGGTTCAGCAGTGTCTCTGACCAATACCAGGAGTCCTatttccaccctctcaccctcaatG AACCCCCACCTGAAGACCACCTCCTTCAGAACACACTATGGCCCGAAGTCCAGAAACT GTATGGACATGGCTTTGAGATGTTCTGTGTAGCCTCTGACAGCTTGAAGACGGTGGTGGCCTCCGCGTGTAAG GCATCAAAGGCGGAGCATGCGGCCGTGCTGCTCTGGAGCGCCTCCTCCTGGAGACAGCTGCAGGCACTTCCCTGCCACACCCTCACCATCACCCAGATGGCCTTCTCCCCCGACGCACACTTCCTGCTGGCCGTGTCCCGCGACAGGACCTGGTCGCTGTGGCAACGGGACCAGCCCCCACCCGGAGAAGACGCAG aACCCCATttctccctgtacacacacacggggaaGGACACAGcggtacacacacgcattatctggtcatgtgactggagTGCGGACAGCAAGTACTTTGTGACGTCCAGTCGCGACAAGAAG GTCATGGTGTGGGGTGAGTGCAGTCCAGAGGCCAGTGCCAGTCCACCTGCCATCCGGCCCTGTTCCTCCATCTTGGACGTTGGGGATGCAGCCACTGCTGTGTCTTTCTGCCCCATTCCCTGCTCCGACCACAG CTACCTGTTGGCTGTGGGTCTGGAGTGTGGCAGGATCCTGCTGTATCGCTGGACACCCCCTGAGGACCCTGCTGAGAACAGAGGGGCAGACTGGATCCGACATGGGGAGACAAACGCCTT TCAAAGTCACACCTTGGCAGTGAAGAGGCTTCGCTGGAGGCCgaggggggggctggctggggtgGTCGGGGGCACAGCCACTGGAGAGGAGAGCCCCTGGGTCCAGCTAGCCAGTGCTGGAAATGACCACACTGTCAAAATCTTCAACGTCAACAGACTGGTTCTATAG